ATTCTAGTTATTGTCAACATGCCTCAAGAAAGCTTTTGCTCTTCAAAAACCAGCCTCCTTGAAGCTCTTATgttgacatttaattttgttctGGACTACTAAGGCATTGTTAGGCTCTCTCTGCTATCCTTTTCTTACTAATGCAGTTATGCCTTTCTATCTCACGGCCTCATGATTTGAGGGTTTGAGCCATCTTATTCCACGAGAATCATGCAATTCTAACCTGGCAAGGAAGCTTTCTGTATCAATCATCTTTACATCAACTCTTGATCTTATTGCCGTGATTTTTAGCTTCTGAACTGTTTCCCTGTTCATCGTTGCTTGTTCTGCGTTTAGCTTTAAGCATTGGAGCAGATATCGGGACTATAGAACATCTCTGTCTTATCGTGTCTCATTTCAAAACCCTACAGATGAAACTTACTAACTCTGCATGAAGTGAGATCCTAGTTATTTGGTGGTGTTGGAAATAATTGATTAGTGATTTTCAAAGATTGCCAATTTTAAAACTCTATGCTAGAATGATTTTAATTCTCATTTAATCAGGAGTTGCAGCACACAGCACACTCATGAATTGAAAACAATGAGATGTTTTTTCCTCCTAGAATTGAGTACAATGGATGGGGGTTGTTGCAACATTAGACTGCATCACTGGTGCTTTTCTTGTTGATGTATAATTTTGTctacttttgttttttctttcacCTTATACATGCATTCTATGCAACAATTTCACATATTCTCCGATCATTATACTCAATTGATCTGCTGATTTTGTCCATGCTGTTCACAATGGCGATCCTTCTAAGAACGAGAGGGGCATATTAAGAATGGGAGAGGCTGAAGTGTTTGCATTCTATTATTCTTTCCTCTGAATGCTTCAAATGCACACTTGTTTATGATTTGGAAATTTTCTGAAGAAGAGTTAGCTTAACTTCTCTTCTTTTGATGCTCATATTTTGCTTAGCTCTCCAATCCGTGGCCtatcatatactcccttcgtcccacaagaatatgcactctttattttttagttcgtcccacaagaatatgcactttcaaatttggaaactctcttctctctaatgacgTGTGACTCAttccccactaacaatacttaaattattttttctctctacccctctcttactttaccaattttgcattaaaacccgtgccgaacccaaagtgcatattctttgcggacggagggggtattagttatagtgtgtgtgttttgttctGGTAATTCATAATAAGAACTTGTAGATGATCTTTATAGTCCATGTTATAATGTCAACTATTCACATTTCAGGCTTCTCCTATAACTATTGGGGACCATCAAGCTACTGTGGAGATAAAGAGAACTACGACTCGAGGTGAGCCAGAACCATTAACTTTATGTATTCTTCCAGTTCCATGCATGTGATACTTAATAAACTGAGCTTGACATGTTTCTTGTAGTAGGCAGCGCAAGGGGCCGTTTTAGCTCTTCCAGGGGAGGGTTTCGTAATGAAAACTTCAAGGGCCGTGGCAACTTCAGTGGTGGTCGGACCTATGTGAGGAGTGAGCATCAGGGGTACATGAAATTTCAGCAGTGGGCGGAGTGGAGAAAGTTATCACCAACAGGGAAGAAGACGGGGCAGCCGTCGCCTCAGTCCAATTCAGAATGTAGCTTCAGCGTAGATTGAATGTGAGATATATGCCTGAAATATCAGATGTTACTAGTCCTTTGACTCAGATTTAATCATAAATCAATTATCTTCTTGATTGGTTGACATTTAGTGTAGTCATTCAATTCTGCCCAACTTAGGAATGAATTTTGAATGTAGCATATTGTTAATATGAGTGTCTACAATTAATATATCGCCATTACTTAACTAGTACTACAATTAATTAATCAGTATTAGTATTACCATTAAGTTGggacattttcgttaaaatgcTATAACGACGGGACATTATAAAGTTGAATTGTAAGAAtatttatatggagtactagTTAGAATTGTAAGAATCGTGATGTAGGAAGCTAGTGCATTGATATTATTTGAACAGCATATTCATATTTGGAAATTGGAAATGAATTCTTCTAACCCTAAACTAGGACAGCAGGGGAAAAATGGGGCAAGGAAGCTATACTTCTCATTTACAATTATAAGTAGCTACAAATTACATCCCTAAACCACCTTTCTAACACGACGGCGGCTGCAGCTGTTTTAACCGCCGTACCACCTGCTTCATGGTTGGCCTCGTGGATAGCGACTCCACCGTGCACACCAGAGCCAAGTGCAACAATTCCACCAGATCGTCGTGTGGTCCCGCATCCCACAATCCGGCTGTGAAGAACTCCTTCGCCCGCCCCTGCCTCAGTAGCATACACCCCCACGCAACAATGTTGAATCCAttcccataggaagaaaacgAGGGATCTAGTGCTTTCTTGTCCGAGATCAGCTCCAGCAGCACAACCCCGTAGCTGTAAACATCCGCCTTGTCTGAGACACGGCAGGTCATGGCATATTCCGGGGCTACGTACCCAAATGTTCCAGCCACGCCAGTGGTGGCGTGAGTCTCCGAAGTCCCGAGAAGCCTGGCCAGCCCAAAATCCGAGAGATAAGCATTGTACTCGTCGTCCAACAGTATGTTGCTAGGCTTGACATCGCGATGGAGAACTCGTGGCACACACTGATCGTGCAGGTAAGCCAGTGCCCGAGCGATGTCCAGAGCAATCTTGTGCAGTATCCTCCAATCAACAGCTCTCGTGGATCTCTCCTGTATGAACTTCTCCAGATTGCCTCCCGGTAGATAGTTATATATCAGAAACATCTCTGTTTCACTGGCGTGGTATCCGATCAGGGTCACAAGGTTAGGATGTCGTAGCCTGCCCAGGGTCTTGATCTCTGCATCGAATTGCTGAACTCCTTGGAAGCGGCCAACTGCAAGGCGTTTGATGGCCACCAAGTGACCGGGTGCGATTTCTGCCTTGTATGTTGCCCCAAAACCTCCATTGCCTATGCAGTTACTCGCATTGAAGCTGCTAGTGGCACGCACCACGTTCTCAAAGGTCAGTGGGACTCCAATGTCATTGAAGACTATCACTTCCTTTCTGGCAGTTCCACTGACTCTGGACCTCGGTTTCCATTTCCTGGTGTAAAAGAAAAGCACGACAAGGGCAAGGAAAACTGAAAACACTGCTGCTGCTGATGTTATAGAAGCAATTTCAACTGAGTTTAGGCTGCCGTTGCCTCCTTGTTGCCTTGAAGTTGATGGTGGCGAAGAAGCTGTGTCTGGCGAGTTTCCCAATGTTCCTTGTTGCTCTGCAGCTGATGACGACAATGAGGACAGAGGGCAGTGCAGAAAAGGATTCCCAAGAAAGCTGTTGCACTGATTCATATTACTGTTGAGAGGAAGCGGCCCAGACAGATTATTGAATGACACATTAAACGCTGAGATAGAGGATACATTTCCCAGTTCGGAAGGGAGCTGCCCCGATAGTTTATTGTTGTTCAGGAGGAGAACCGTCAAGTTTTTCAAATCTGCAAGACCTTTTGGAATTTCACCAGATAGAGAGTTTGATGACAACTCAAGAACCTCAAGAGAGTATAGCTGCCCCAAACTTGCAGGGATTGAACCATCCAGATTATTTCCAGCCAAAGAGAGAGTTTTGATATCCTTTAGCTGGCCAAGGCTGCTCGGAATCGAACCTTGCAAAGGATTCCAGCTTAAATTAAGAAGAACAAGTGAACTCAAGTTGCCAATACTGGGAGGTAGAGTTCCAGAAAACTGATTCTTGGAAGCATCTAGCAGTACCATGGACTTGCACACTGTGGCCATCTCAGTAGGGACTTGGCCCGATAACCCATTATCACTTACGTTCACTATGACACCTCTAAGTTGATCACACTGATCCAACAAAGCTCCGGGAAAAGTCCCTGACAGCTTGTTGCTTCCTGCAAGAAAGGCATAAACAGTTTGCTTTCCTACTCTTTCAGGTGCAATAGGCATCGGTGGCAGGGGCCCACTGAGGTTGTTCGAACCAAAGTTATGCAATACCAATAAACTATCTCCATCTCCAGAAAGTGGCAACGAGGATTCGAGCTGAGCTCTATATCTGAAATACGACAGGTATGCATAAGCAGGATCATAAGTTCCGGTAGAATCTCCATACAGCGACTTTACAGGAGCACATGATTCGTAACTGAATCTGGGTATTGAACCTGAAAAATGATTCCCACTGACATCGAACACTTCCATACAAGGTACAGGAACTTTGTCGCTGATCTCCCCACCAAGCCGGTTGGAGCTCAAATCAAGAAACTGCAGCTTCTTGCAGTTGCTGAAGCTGACAGGCATTTTCCCCGAGTAATAGTTTTCAGCCAAATTCAGCATCTCCAAGTTACTGCAGGAACCCCAACAATCAGGAAGGTCCCCATCCAACATTGCTCTAGGCACCCACACCATCTTCAAGCTTGAGAGACGAGTAATTTCATTTGGAAGGGTACCCTCATAGAAATTGTACTCATCAGCAGGCAATGCCAGCTTTTCCATCGAATAACCACCACCTAAACTCAAAACATTTGGAAGAGGATTCCACGAGTTTGCCAATACAAGAACTGAAAGACTTGTACAGTTACCAATCTGAGGTGGAATAGGACCCCCAAAATTGTTCCTTGACACGTCCATCACTTGAAGTTGACTCAACTGGCCCAGCTCACTAGGAAGAACCTCCTCCAACAGATTCGAGTACAATAGAAGGGTCTTCAGCCCACTGCATTTTGCAATTTCTCTCGGAATACCATCAGTCAAAAAATTCCCAGAGAGCTCCAAATGCTGGAGCTTCCCACAATTATCACCAATCTCAACTGGAATAGATCCAGCAAGCATATTAAACGACAAATGAAGCCCGCTCAAATCCCTAAATCCGCCCACAAACCCCGGAATTGATCCATTCAACTGATTCCCAGCTAAATTCAGTACTTGAAGGCCCATACAATTCAACAAAGAACTTGGCAGCCCTCCAGCAATTTTATTGAATCCCAAATTAAGAACTTTCAAATTTCTCAACCCACTAAATCGAGAGGGCAAAGCGCCCGAAATAAAATTCCCTTCAAGATCAAGCACTTCAAGCTTTTCCATACCCCAAATTTCAGCAGGAATTTCACCACTCAATTCATTGAAAGGCAGTGATAAAATCTTGAGTTCGCTAAGCTTAGCAGCAGAAGCAGGCAATTTACCCAAAATTTTACGATCCCTACCCAAACAATTCCTTCTAATCCCAAACCCATAGAGCGGAAACTGAGCAATTCGAGCACAAGATAAAGAATTACCTCCGCCGGTTATATTCAGCGCCACGACCCGCGAACCCGGCCCGCACGAAACCCCGGCCCATGAGCAGTGATTCGGGTTGTCCGAACCCCAGCTGCTCAGCACTTTGTAGGGGTCGGAAATTGAGGCCTTGAGCTCCAAAAGCGCAGATTTATCCAAATCGGAGCCCCAAACAGCTCCATTTTGAGCTGAGAAGAAAACGAAGAGCAGAATCAAGAGCTTCAACGGCTTGTGGTTGCGGAGATGGTGCCATTTCATGATGAAAGAAGAACGACCCATCAATGAAGCCCGAAAAGCCCGGCCCGGACCCTTCCTTGTCTCCCTCCCCTTCTCTATTGAAAACACGTCAAAGCCTTCAACCCTAGCCCTAATTTTGGGGCTGCTTTTGCTGCAATTTTTAATTGAAGTCGTGACACAGAGTCTACGAGGAGTAAAGAGGAGAGAGTgacagagagagggagagggagagcgAGGAACAGTGAGTTGTTTCTTGATTTGAGAAAACGCGTTGCTGTTCatatttccttttctcttttaaaaaaattatttttctattcTTTGGTTTTACCAATTGTTTAAATTCCACATAATTTTGGTCTTAAGAGCATTATCTACGGTGGGACGGATATCCGGGCGGACATTTCGACGGACTTCCTAAAAACACCTCATGGCACGTCATAAGAAtctcccactgcactgccacatcataagaacatctcactgcacaatggcggacatccccaggGACATCCCGACGgtcatccacaataataaaaattcacaaattcaccaaattaaacaatttacggaattaaacaatttaagcaatgaaaatttcgacatgaatatggacggagaaagtgcaatgataatttcattaaattaaaaaaaataaaaaaaaagtacagttcaacaaaaaaaaattaaacaaattacattaaaaatatcaacgtgcacccctccgcgtccatagctcttcaattatatcgttctggagtcgaatatgtgcttgtcgttggcgcatgtcggTAAATGCACGGCCCCGATCGGCCTCTTCATGGGGTATCCTCATACGTACAttggcggccacgccgtggcttggaccggcagcatcaacatcatcactggcccaatcagtcagtgctggaccttcatcttcaacaatcatgttgtgcatgataatacatgcgtacatgacatcaacGATGCTGTCAATATACCATATGCAtaatggacccttcactgccgcccatcgagcctggagcacaccaaatgtccgctccacatccttgcgttATGCCTCCTGATGACCCGCAAAATAGATATTCTTTTCGTCtgttgcgcatctgatcgtcttcacaataACAGGCCACATAGGGtgtatcccatccgccaaataatagctcatattgtgttggttgccgttggtaacgaaactgacggccggaccaacgcccatgcactgctcgttgaaaaggggctaCGACTgaaggacgttgatgtcgttgttcgacccggctactccaaaatacgcatgtcaaatccacagccggta
This sequence is a window from Salvia splendens isolate huo1 chromosome 5, SspV2, whole genome shotgun sequence. Protein-coding genes within it:
- the LOC121804699 gene encoding LRR receptor-like serine/threonine-protein kinase RPK2; the encoded protein is MGRSSFIMKWHHLRNHKPLKLLILLFVFFSAQNGAVWGSDLDKSALLELKASISDPYKVLSSWGSDNPNHCSWAGVSCGPGSRVVALNITGGGNSLSCARIAQFPLYGFGIRRNCLGRDRKILGKLPASAAKLSELKILSLPFNELSGEIPAEIWGMEKLEVLDLEGNFISGALPSRFSGLRNLKVLNLGFNKIAGGLPSSLLNCMGLQVLNLAGNQLNGSIPGFVGGFRDLSGLHLSFNMLAGSIPVEIGDNCGKLQHLELSGNFLTDGIPREIAKCSGLKTLLLYSNLLEEVLPSELGQLSQLQVMDVSRNNFGGPIPPQIGNCTSLSVLVLANSWNPLPNVLSLGGGYSMEKLALPADEYNFYEGTLPNEITRLSSLKMVWVPRAMLDGDLPDCWGSCSNLEMLNLAENYYSGKMPVSFSNCKKLQFLDLSSNRLGGEISDKVPVPCMEVFDVSGNHFSGSIPRFSYESCAPVKSLYGDSTGTYDPAYAYLSYFRYRAQLESSLPLSGDGDSLLVLHNFGSNNLSGPLPPMPIAPERVGKQTVYAFLAGSNKLSGTFPGALLDQCDQLRGVIVNVSDNGLSGQVPTEMATVCKSMVLLDASKNQFSGTLPPSIGNLSSLVLLNLSWNPLQGSIPSSLGQLKDIKTLSLAGNNLDGSIPASLGQLYSLEVLELSSNSLSGEIPKGLADLKNLTVLLLNNNKLSGQLPSELGNVSSISAFNVSFNNLSGPLPLNSNMNQCNSFLGNPFLHCPLSSLSSSAAEQQGTLGNSPDTASSPPSTSRQQGGNGSLNSVEIASITSAAAVFSVFLALVVLFFYTRKWKPRSRVSGTARKEVIVFNDIGVPLTFENVVRATSSFNASNCIGNGGFGATYKAEIAPGHLVAIKRLAVGRFQGVQQFDAEIKTLGRLRHPNLVTLIGYHASETEMFLIYNYLPGGNLEKFIQERSTRAVDWRILHKIALDIARALAYLHDQCVPRVLHRDVKPSNILLDDEYNAYLSDFGLARLLGTSETHATTGVAGTFGYVAPEYAMTCRVSDKADVYSYGVVLLELISDKKALDPSFSSYGNGFNIVAWGCMLLRQGRAKEFFTAGLWDAGPHDDLVELLHLALVCTVESLSTRPTMKQVVRRLKQLQPPSC